A window of the Molothrus ater isolate BHLD 08-10-18 breed brown headed cowbird chromosome 16, BPBGC_Mater_1.1, whole genome shotgun sequence genome harbors these coding sequences:
- the BRI3 gene encoding brain protein I3 codes for MDSKPLLQERPPAYSPAAPGAPGYDYGHGNYGAIPAPQPGFQPPPPYSYPGAAAAPGYAVPPPTSQPSYSSTYTIIQQPATTTSVVVVGGCPACRVGVLEDTFTCLGVLCAIVFFPIGILFCLALRQRRCPNCGAAFG; via the exons ATGGACAGCAAACCGCTGCTGCAGGAGCGGCCCCCCGCCTACAGCCCCGCCGCGCCGGGCGCGCCGGGCTACGACTACGGGCACGGCAACTACGGAGCCATCCCCGCCCCGCAGCCCGGCTTCCAGCCGCCCCCGCCGTACTCCTACCCGGGCGCCGCGGCCGCCCCAG GGTATGCTGTTCCTCCACCGACATCACAGCCAAGCTATTCGAGCACGTACACCATCATCCAACAGCCTGCCACCACCACTTCTGTAGTAGTAGTTGGTggctgtcctgcctgcag GGTTGGCGTGTTGGAGGACACCTTCACCTGTCTTGGTGTTTTGTGTGCCATTGTATTCTTTCCAATTGGGATTCTGTTCTGCCTTGCACTGAGGCAGAGAAGATGCCCCAACTGTGGGGCAGCTTTTGGCTGA